The sequence below is a genomic window from Thalassomonas haliotis.
TCTGGGTCAACCTGAAGAACAACAGCTGTGATCTCGTCACCTTTCTTGTATTCACGAACAACTTCTTCACCGCCGTTCCAAGAAATATCAGATAAGTGAACCAGACCGTCAATGCCGCCGTCAAGGCCGATGAAGATACCGAAGTCAGTGATTGACTTGATCTTACCGCTAACTTTGTCACCTTTGTTGAAGTTCTTAGCGAACTCTTCCCAAGGGTTCGGGATGCATTGCTTAAGGCCAAGAGAAATACGACGACGCTCTTCGTCAATTTCAAGTACCATAACTTCAACAGTATCACCCAGGTTAACAACCTTAGATGGGTGGATGTTTTTGTTAGTCCAATCCATTTCAGAAACGTGAACAAGACCTTCAACGCCTTCCTGGATTTCAACGAAACAACCGTAGTCGGTCAGGTTAGTGATACGACCAGAAAGCTTAGAACCTTCTGGGTAACGGTTAGCAATAGCTACCCATGGATCTTCGCCTAACTGCTTCATACCCAGAGATACACGGGTACGCTCACGGTCGAACTTAAGTACTTTAACTTGGATTTCATCGCCAACGTTAACGATTTCACTTGGGTGCTTAACGCGCTTCCAAGCCATGTCGGTGATGTGCAATAAGCCGTCAATGCCGCCAAGATCTACGAACGCACCGTAGTCAGTCAGGTTCTTAACGATACCTTTAACTTCTTGACCTTCTTGCAAGGACTCTAATAATTGATCACGTTCTTCACTGCTTTCGTTTTCGATAACAGCACGACGAGAAACAACAACGTTATTACGCTTTTGATCAAGCTTAATAACTTTGAATTCTAAATCTTTACCTTCAAGATGAGCTGTGTCACGTACCGGACGTACATCTACCAGTGAACCAGGTAAGAAAGCACGGATATTGCTCACTTCAACAGTGAAACCGCCTTTAACTTTACCGTTGATAACACCGATAACAGTCTCTTTTTCTTCGTAAGCTTTTTCAAGCACTTGCCAAGCTTCGTGGCGTTTTGCTTTTTCACGAGAAAGGATAGTTTCACCGAAACCGTCATCCGTTGCATCTAGAGCAACATCGATTTCATCGCCGATATTGATTTCTACTTCACCAGACGTGTTCTTGAACTGGTCGATAGAAATAACACTTTCAGATTTTAAGCCGGCGTCAACAATAACGTTGTCTTTGTTGATGGCTACCACGGTTCCTTTGATAATAGAACCTGGACGTGTTTCGATTTCTTTTAAACTTTCTTCAAAAAGTTGTGCAAAATTTTCAGTCATAACCTGTGTATATACTCAGTTATTAATCCAATCAACTTGCCTGTGTCATGGGGTTATTGATAAAGCCTTATGCATCCTTACAATAGGCATATATTTTGTTCTCTTAATAATAGAATTAAAATTAAGAGGCTTTGTCCTGCGTTAATTTCTCATTGGTAAACGAGAGGATTTTATTCACCACTTCTTGTATAGAAAGGCTAGTAGAATCAACTATTAACGCCCCCTCTGCCGGCACTAGCGGCGCGACAGGACGGGTACGATCCCGTTCGTCTCGCTGACGTATGTCATCCAAAAGGCGCCCGATTTTAACATCAAAGCCTTTTTCTTTCAACTGTTTAAATCGCCGCTCGGCTCTTTCTTCGGCGCTGGCGGTTAAAAAAACCTTCACCGGGGCATCGGGGAAAACCACAGTGCCCATATCACGCCCGTCGGCCACCAGGCCCGGTGACGTCTTAAAAGCGCGCTGGCGTCTTAATAACGCTTCGCGCACTCTCGGAAAAGCCGCAACTTTCGAAGCCAGTTCGCCGATTTCTTCGGTGCGGATGGAATGGGTGACATTCTCCCCTTCAAGGATGATTTTAACCTCTTCCCCGGTGACTTCAAACTGCACATCTAAATGCGCCGCCATCGGGATCAGGGGCTCTTCCTCTTCAACACTGACATTATGGTGCTGGATTGCAACCGCCAGCACCCGGTAAATAGCGCCGCTGTCAAGCAGGTGCCAGCCGAGCTGGTCGGCGATAATTTTCGCAACCGTACCCTTTCCGGCGCCGCTCGGGCCATCTACTGTAATTACGGGGACTTGTTCGTTCATTTGATTATTCCTGATTTAGCGACAGGCCTACTTGATTTGCCAAAGTTACAAAGTTTGGAAATGAAGTGGCGACGTTATCACAATCCAATATCGTGACCGCGCCGGTCGCTCTTAATGAGCTGATAGCAAACGACATGGCAATACGGTGATCATCCTGGCTGTCCACTGTGCCAGAAGTGATTTGTCCACCGATAATATCAATACCATCGTCATATACCGTACAGTTTATATCTAAAATGGTTAAACCATCAGCCATCGCCTGTATGCGATCACTTTCTTTGACTCTTAATTCTTCTGCTCCGCGCAAACGTGTCGTGCCACTCGCGCAAGCTGCGGCAATAAATATAGCGGGGAATTCGTCAATGGCAAGGGGAACATCGCTTTCATCGATATCAATGCCTTGTAAATTCGACGATTTTACCAGGATATCGGCAACCGGCTCCCCGCCTGCCATGCGTTCGTTCATCACGGTGAGATCGCCATTCATTTGTTTCAAAATATTTATCGCACCGATACGGGTCGGGTTCATGCCGACATTTTTGATGGTTATCTGACCTGCTTTGGCAATCAGGCCCGCCACCATAAAAAACGTCGCCGATGAAATATCACCCGGCACCTGAATATCACAAGCTTTAAGCTTGTGGCCGCCTTCGATGGAAATCTTATTACCTTCAACGGTTACCGGGTAACCAAAGGCGGTCAGCATACGCTCGGTATGATCCCGGGTAATGCCCGGCTCGGTGACGCTGGTGGTGCCATTGGCGTACATGCCGGCCAGTAAGACACAAGATTTTACCTGGGCACTGGCCATAGGCAAATCATAGTGAATCGCCTTTAACTGCTGATCTTGTCCCAGGGCCTGGGTTACCACAGGCGGGGTACCGTCACTGGCGGCATCGATATTGGCGCCCATCTGTTTTAACGGCGTGATCACCCGCCCCATCGGGCGTTTGTTCAGCGAGCTGTCACCGGCCATGCTGGTGCCAAAACGCTGTCCGGCCAAAATACCGGATAACAAACGAATAGACGTACCGGAGTTTCCGATATCCAGCGGTTTTTCTGGCGCCGTTAAACCGCGTAAGCCTTTACCATAAACAATCACATTTTGCTCAACATCCGGCCCTTCAATTTCAATGCCCATGGCTTTAAAGCTGTTCATGGTGGCCAGGCAATCCTGACCCGGTAAAAAACCGGAAATACGGGTTATGCCTTCGGCCAGTGCGCCAAACATAATAGAGCGGTGAGAAACCGATTTATCCCCGGGAACAGTGATCTCTCCGTTAACGGCATTAGCGGGAGTTGCGATAAAACTAAGCGATGTTGATTCTTGTGACATGTTTTTTCCAGATTATTGTTTATAAGTATGAAATAGCACCTTTATAAATCTTTATAATTGCTTTATGACACCTTTAGCCAGCTAGCCAGGCACGGCCCATCCCGGCAAAGGTGAGATCCACTATAAGTGCTGTTTACTCCTGTTTGTTACTGCTTGTTGATTACTGCTGTTTACTTTGCTCTGCGGCAAATTTATCCATAAAGGCGACCAGGGCTTTAACCCCTTCAATCGGCATAGCGTTATAAATACTGGCACGCATGCCTCCCACCATCCGGTGCCCTTTAAGGGCAAGCAACCCCTGTTGTTCGGCTTGTGCTAAAAACCGGGCATTTAAACTTTCATCTTGCAGCCAAAACGGTACATTCATTAAGCTGCGCTGCTCGACAACAACGTTATTATAATAAAAGCCGCTATTGTCTATATATTGATACAATAGCTGCGCTTTGGCTTGATTGCGTTTGGCTATTTCCGCCACCCCGCCTATGCCTTTAAGCCATTTAAAGACCAGGCCGGCTAAATACCAGGCATAGGTTGGCGGAGTATTATACATGGAATCATTCTCTGCCAGCAGCCGGTAGTTCATAATAGCCGGCGTGCCTTTAGCGGCATTGCCGAGTAAATCTTCCCGTACTATCACTAAAGTTAACCCCGACGGACCGATATTTTTCTGGGCGCCGGCATAAATAAGGCCAAATTTCGTGACATCGATTTCATGAGATAAAATCGTCGATGACATATCCGCGACAATCGGTACTCCATGAGTTTCCGGCAAATCAAAAATTTCTATACCGTCTACGGTTTCATTGGGACAAAAATGTACATAGGCAGCTGCTTTATTTAACTGCCAATCCTGTGGCGCCAACACGCTTTTACTGTCGGTATGTTCCTGGGTGATATCAAGAATATTAATATCGCCGTATTGGGCAGCTTCTTTTGCCGCCGCTTTTGACCAGGAGCCGGAGACGATATAGTCCGCAGATTTGCCCTTGCTCAAAAGATTTAAAGGCACGGCAGAAAACTGTCCGCGGCCGCCGCCATGACAAAAAAGTACTTTATAATTTTCAGGGATATTGAGTAATTGGCGCAGATCTGCCTCTGCCTGGCTCGCCAGGGCAACAAACTCCTTGCTGCGATGACTTAGTTCCATTACCGAGCAGCCTGTATCCTGCCAGTTAATAAACTCTTGCTGAGCCTTAATCATTACCTCATGGGGTAACATGGCCGGCCCCGCACAAAAATTAAAAATACCAGACATATAACGCAATTATCCTCTGTTAATAGTGTTTTGCTTTTTTCTTCTTGATTTCATGAGCTTCAAAAGCTGCCGCCGCCAGTGAGAGCGGCAAAGATAAAATAAAAAAGGGCGGTAAAGCCGCCCTTAATAATTATCCGTTGCGGTGGTTATTCCTCATCACCGCTATCGAGGGTTTCGCCGTCGTTTTCGGCAGCGCCCTGCTCTGAAGCCTCTGTCGCTTCAGCTGAAGACGCCTGGCTTTCGGCTGAAGGCTCAGCAGACGCTTCATCACCTTGCTCGCTTTCTTCGATTTCATCGATACGCTGCAAGGCCACCACATGTTCGTCTTCCGCGGTACGAATCAAACGTACCCCTTGGGTATTTCGGCCGATAACGCTGACTTCATTGACCCGGGTGCGTACTAAGGTGCCGTTATCGGTGATCAGCATGATTTCATCCTGCTCTTCCACCTGAACCGCCCCCACCACAGGACCGTTACGCTCACTGACCTTAATAGAAACTACACCTTTAGTCGCACGACTCTTAGCAGGATATTCTTCCAGCTCGGTACGCTTACCAAAACCGTTTTCGGTGACCGTTAATACCGGACCGTCATTGTGGGGCACGATAAGCGAGACAACCTTCTCATCCCCCTCTAGTTTCATGCCGCGTACACCTGTGGCATTACGGCCAACCGGTTTAACAACAAAATTCTCATCTTCCGGGTTTTTCTTGCCTTCGGTAAAGCGTACCACCTTGCCGGCATCGGAGAACAACATGATGTCGTTATCCCCCTTGGTGATATCAACGCCTATCAGGGTATCGTCTTCACGTAAGTTAATGGCAATGATGCCGTTGGCACGCGGACGGGAATATTCCGTCAGGCGGGTTTTCTTCACCGTACCCGAGGCTGTTGCCATAAAGATAAATTTATCTTCTTCGTATTCACGTACCGGTAAGATAGCGGTGATACGTTCGTCATCTTCAAGCGGCAAGATGTTGACAATCGGACGGCCGCGGGCCGTTCTGCTTGCCAGCGGCAACTGGAATACTTTTAACCAGTACATGCGTCCCCGGTTGGAGAAACACAAAATGGTATCATGGGTATTAGCCACCAGCAGACGTTCGATAAAGTCTTCTTCCTTCATCTTAGTCGCGGCTTTCCCCTTACCACCACGGCGCTGGGCTTCATAATCGGTTAATGCCTGGTATTTAACATAACCTTCGTGGGACAGGGTCACCACGACATCTTCTTCGTTGATCAAGTCTTCCATAGACAGATCATGAGAAGCAGAGCTGATCTCGGTACGACGTTCATCACCAAAATCATCACGAATCACTTCCAGCTCTTCGCGGATAACTTCCATCAAACGCTCAGGCGATGCCAGAATATGCATCAATTCGGCAATCAGGTCTAATAACGCTTTGTACTCACTTAGAATTTTTTCATGTTCTAAGCCGGTTAACTTATGCAGTCTTAAGTCCAGAATAGCCTGGGCTTGTTGAATGGTTAAGTAATACTGACCGTCGCGGATACCAAATTCAGGTTCCAACCACTCAGGACGTGCAGCATCATTGCCGGCTGCGCTGAGCATATCGGCAACATTACCTAAGTCCCAGCCGCGGGAAATCAGGGCTTCCTTGGCTTCGCTTGGCGACGGTGAGTTCTTGATCAGTTCAATGATAGGGTCGATATTGGCCAGGGCAATCGACAAACCTTCAAGGATATGCGCACGCTCACGGGCTTTACGTAATTCAAAAATGGTGCGGCGGGTGACCACTTCACGGCGGTGCAGCACAAAGGCTTCGAGCATTTCTTTGATATTGAATAATTTCGGCTGGCCATTCGCCAGTGCCACCATATTCAAACCAAAAGAAACCTGCATTTGCGTCAGTTTATAAAGGTTGTTTAATACCACCTCGCCAACTTCGCCGCGTTTGACCTCGATGACCATACGCATGCCGTCTTTATCCGACTCATCACGCAGGGCGGAAATGCCTTCGATGCGTTTTTCTTTAACCAACTCGGCCATTTTTTCAATCAAACGTGCCTTATTCACCTGATAAGGTAATTCGTGCACTATGATGGTTTCTTTGCCTGAAGTTTCATTCACTTCAATTTCAGCGCGGGCGCGGATTTTGATTTTACCGCGGCCACTGCGATAGGCTTCCTGAATACCGGCACGGCCACTGATGATACCCGCGGTCGGAAAATCCGGTCCCGGGATATACTGCATGATTTCTTCTATGGTGATGTCGCTGTTTTCAATCAGCGCCAGACAACCGTTGATCACTTCGGTCAGGTTATGCGGCGGAATGTTAGTCGCCATACCCACGGCAATACCTGAGGTACCGTTTACCAGTAAGTTAGGAATGCGGGTCGGCATTACCGCCGGTATATGCTCAGTGCCGTCATAGTTAGGCACGAAATCAACGGTTTCTTTGTCTAAGTCCGCCAGGATGGAATGGGCAATTTTTGCCATACGAATTTCGGTATAACGCATCGCCGCGGCAGAATCGCCGTCAACCGAGCCGAAGTTACCTTGTCCGTCAACCAACATGTAACGCAAGGAGAATGGCTGTGCCATCCTGACAATAGTGTCATAAACAGCGGTATCACCATGCGGGTGATATTTACCGATAACGTCACCAACTACACGGGCAGACTTTTTATATGCTTTATTCCAGTCGTTGCCCAAGACGTTCATGGCGTATAATACGCGGCGGTGAACGGGTTTGAGGCCATCGCGTACATCTGGAAGTGCACGCCCGACGATTACACTCATGGCGTAATCTAAGTATGAGGTTTTAAGCTCATCTTCAATATTAACTGGAACTATTTCTTTAGCCAGATCGGTCATAAATCGACGGTATCCCTTAAATCAGAAAATTTTCGAACTTATTATTCTTAATCGACTGGGGATATTAGCACAAAATATTGGCCGGCAATACTGCTTTGTGAGGGATAATTTACTCTAGAATTTCCAGCGGGGAAAATCGTTGGTTTTATCGGCACCAGATAAAGGTAAAGCATTGATAAAAAGGCGGTAAAAGCAGGGCGTTATACAAGGGAATTCTAAATTGAAACTGAGCGCGTGGCGATTGAAAACCGCTCAAAGGTCAGAATTTAACCGCTGTTGGCGGCTTAACCGATATTATTTCCCGACCGAAACGGCTGTCGGCCGGGAGAAGATAAAACAGAGTTATGCTTTTGCCTGTTCCAGAAGCAGGCGTTTCTCCACCGCCTGGTCATGAATATCTTTTGCCATCACCTTATTAAGTCCCAGGGCAAAATAAATTTCAGCAATTAAAAACAGTGGCCCTATCAACAGCTGATTTAAGTCATCAATAAAAGCGGGTTTGGCTTTCTCAAAGCCATGGCCGATAAATTGGAAAACCCAGCCGACAAAAAATATGATGCCTGCCAACAGGTAGCTGCCCTCTCCCTGGGCAAGGAGGTGCGCACCATAAAAAACAGGGAAAAAGCAAGCCAAAATCATCAGCGCCAGGGGAATATGCAGCATAAAGTAATACACCATAACGGCTGCGGCGACGGCCAGCGCCAGGGTAAAGCGGTAACTGCCGCTGATAAAATCAGGCAGGCTCGCCGCATCTAATGACACTTCAAAGGTAACCGTACTCAGCACCAGGGCAATCGAGAAGATGATCAGGGGAATACCGATAAAATGGGTGATCATGTTATTGCGGTTAAGATGGACACTTTTATAATTGGCCAGTTGCTCTGTGATTGTTTTCATCATTTATCAACTTATGTTCGTGAATATGCATCTTAATTTATGAAGCCCTTATCATAAAAGCAATAGTAAATTCACCCCAAACCCGGTGCTTTAAGCCTGGCAATACCAGCAAAAAATACCAATAAGCCATGCATAAACAAGAAATAAGCAATGCCTGCAAATAAATCAATAAAACCTTTCCCCCTTAGATGACAATTTGTTGATGTTAATCACTAGGTTTGCCGACAAGTTTCGTTTAGAATCCTCTCATCTATCCATAATTGCTAAACCCTAAATGTCAGAATCAATCAATGTAAACCCGGATGAAATCGCTAAATTTGAAAAAGTCGCCAGCCAGTGGTGGGATCTGAGCGGTGATTTTAAACCCCTGCATCAAATTAATCCGCTGCGCCTGCAGTTTATTACGCAGCATCTGGGCGATATCTTCGGCAAAAAGATCATTGATGTCGGTTGTGGCGGCGGTATCCTCGCCGAAAGTCTGGCTAAATTGGGCGGCAAGGTCACAGGTATAGACATGGGAGAAGAACCCCTTAAGGTAGCCAAGCTGCATGCCCTGGAAGCCGGGGTTACGGTGGATTATCAAAAAATAACCGCCGAGGCCCAGGCACAAAACCAGCCAGGGGCATATGATGTTGTCACTTGCATGGAAATGCTCGAACATGTCCCGGATCCCGCCTCAATTGTCAGGGCCTGCAGCGATATGGTCAAACCCGGCGGCCTGGTATTTTTCTCCACCTTAAATAAATCCGTCAAAGCTTATTTGCTGGCAATTGTCGCCGCAGAAAAATTATTTAAGCTGGTGCCGGACGGCACCCATGATCATGATAAGTTTATCCGCCCTGCTACTTTAATTTCCTGGGCGGAAGCAAACGAGCTGAAATGTATCGATGCCACCGGCATCCATTATAATCCGCTGACGGAAAATCATAAGCTGGCCCCGGGGCTGGATGTTAACTACATTCTGTGCTGTAGGAAACTGTGATCATGAGTAAGAACAATAGCGACCAGGGGGTACTCTTTGATCTCGACGGCACCCTGCTTGATACCGCCAATGATTTGGGAGCAGCATTAAACCATGTGCTTGAGCAGCATGAAATGACACAAGTGCCGCCACAGGCGTTTCGCCCTGTGGCCTCCGACGGCGCTAAAGGTTTGCTTGAGCTGGGTTTTGGCGATGCTTTAACCACATTAGATTACGAGCAGTTACGCCAACAATTTTTACGCTACTACCGTGAAAACATTGCCAGGCATACCTGTTTTTACCAGGGCATAGCCCCGTTATTAACCGCCCTGAACGATAACCGCATTCCCTGGGGCGTAGTAACCAATAAACCGATAGACCTCACGCAAGCATTACTGCCCCATTATCCGCTGTTCAAGCATTGCGGGGTGACCGTGGGCGGCGACAGTTTAGCGCAGCGTAAACCGCACCCTGCACCGTTATTATATGCCAGCGAGCAACTTAACCTTGCCCCGGAGCAATGTATTTATGTCGGTGATGCCTTGCGGGATATCCAGGCGGGCAATGCCGCAAAAATGACCACAGTAGTGGCAAAGTGGGGTTATATTGCCGACACTGAAGTTTGTCATTCCTGGCAGGCGGATTTGCTCGCCGGGGAGCCGGCAGATATTCTTGAGTTTATTTTATAATCAACTTGGTCAAACAAAGAACAATTAAAAATAAGCTTTTGTTAAATAGATGTTTTAACATTTTTATTTCAACAAGCGGTAAAAAATAACTGAACTTAGTTCAAAATAATTATAGAGAAAAAATTAAGACAAAATAATCGTTGCGTTTACTAAATATCAAAATAAAACAGATGTACTAAGTTAGTTACTACTAACATGTTTTTTGAGAGCAACATTTTAGAAAAATGCAAGGGGTTTTTGGGCTTGCAATAGCCTTAAAACCTCATTATCTTGTGATGAATTTTTCAAACACCCCTATATATTGTGCATTAGTTATTCAGCAAATTTTAATTAACAAATTTTGCAGAAGACTTTTTTTCGCCGCTATAAACGGGTAATTAAAACAATAATTGGCTTTACGGGTATTTCATGAACAGTAATCTTTTTGTAACGAAACGAAATGGTGAAAAAGAACTCATTGATTTAGAAAAAATCCATCGGGTGATCACCTGGGCGGCGGAAGGCCTGGATCAGGTATCAGTCTCGCAAGTTGAATTAAAATCGCATATTCAGTTTTATGACGGTATCAAAACCGAAGATATTCATGAAACCATTATCAAGGCTGCTGCCGACCTGATCTCCGAAGAAGCTCCCGATTATCAGTACCTGGCCGCCCGTCTCGCCGTGTTCCACTTACGTAAAAAAGCCTATGGCCAGTTTGAACCGCCAAAACTCTACGCTCAGATCGTGAAAATGGTGGAAGATGGCAAATACGACCAGCACCTGCTCAGCGATTATACCGAAGCAGAATTTAATGAGATGGAAAGCTTTATCGACCATAGCCGGGATCTTGACTTCAGCTATGCTGCCGTTAAGCAGCTTGAAGGCAAATACCTGGTGCAAAACCGGGTCACAGGTGAAATTTATGAAAGCGCCCAATTCCTGTATATCCTGGTCGCCGCCTGTTTATTTGCCAAATACCCTAAAGATACCCGCTTAACGTATGTGGAAAATTTCTATCATGCAATTTCCACCTTTAAGCTGTCGTTGCCGACCCCTATTATGTCCGGTGTACGCACCCCGACCCGTCAGTTCTCTTCTTGTGTTTTAATTGAATGTGCCGACAGCCTGGACTCGATTAACGCCACCTCCAGCGCCATTGTAAAATATGTCTCCCAGCGTGCCGGGATCGGTATCAATGCCGGCCGTATCCGCGCCTTAGGCAGCAATATCCGCAACGGTGAGGCTTTCCACACAGGTTGTATCCCGTTTTACAAGCATTTCCAGACAGCGGTAAAAAGCTGCTCGCAAGGCGGTGTTCGCGGCGGCGCGGCGACCTTGTTCTACCCGTTATGGCACTTGGAAGTCGAAAGCCTGCTGGTATTGAAAAACAACCGCGGCGTTGAAGAAAACCGCGTACGCCACTTGGATTACGGCGTGCAATTTAACAAACTTATGTACCAGCGCCTGATCAAAGGGGAATCTATCACCTT
It includes:
- the ubiG gene encoding bifunctional 2-polyprenyl-6-hydroxyphenol methylase/3-demethylubiquinol 3-O-methyltransferase UbiG, whose protein sequence is MSESINVNPDEIAKFEKVASQWWDLSGDFKPLHQINPLRLQFITQHLGDIFGKKIIDVGCGGGILAESLAKLGGKVTGIDMGEEPLKVAKLHALEAGVTVDYQKITAEAQAQNQPGAYDVVTCMEMLEHVPDPASIVRACSDMVKPGGLVFFSTLNKSVKAYLLAIVAAEKLFKLVPDGTHDHDKFIRPATLISWAEANELKCIDATGIHYNPLTENHKLAPGLDVNYILCCRKL
- a CDS encoding DUF962 domain-containing protein, yielding MMKTITEQLANYKSVHLNRNNMITHFIGIPLIIFSIALVLSTVTFEVSLDAASLPDFISGSYRFTLALAVAAAVMVYYFMLHIPLALMILACFFPVFYGAHLLAQGEGSYLLAGIIFFVGWVFQFIGHGFEKAKPAFIDDLNQLLIGPLFLIAEIYFALGLNKVMAKDIHDQAVEKRLLLEQAKA
- the cmk gene encoding (d)CMP kinase, which codes for MNEQVPVITVDGPSGAGKGTVAKIIADQLGWHLLDSGAIYRVLAVAIQHHNVSVEEEEPLIPMAAHLDVQFEVTGEEVKIILEGENVTHSIRTEEIGELASKVAAFPRVREALLRRQRAFKTSPGLVADGRDMGTVVFPDAPVKVFLTASAEERAERRFKQLKEKGFDVKIGRLLDDIRQRDERDRTRPVAPLVPAEGALIVDSTSLSIQEVVNKILSFTNEKLTQDKAS
- a CDS encoding HAD family hydrolase; translation: MSKNNSDQGVLFDLDGTLLDTANDLGAALNHVLEQHEMTQVPPQAFRPVASDGAKGLLELGFGDALTTLDYEQLRQQFLRYYRENIARHTCFYQGIAPLLTALNDNRIPWGVVTNKPIDLTQALLPHYPLFKHCGVTVGGDSLAQRKPHPAPLLYASEQLNLAPEQCIYVGDALRDIQAGNAAKMTTVVAKWGYIADTEVCHSWQADLLAGEPADILEFIL
- the serC gene encoding 3-phosphoserine/phosphohydroxythreonine transaminase translates to MSGIFNFCAGPAMLPHEVMIKAQQEFINWQDTGCSVMELSHRSKEFVALASQAEADLRQLLNIPENYKVLFCHGGGRGQFSAVPLNLLSKGKSADYIVSGSWSKAAAKEAAQYGDINILDITQEHTDSKSVLAPQDWQLNKAAAYVHFCPNETVDGIEIFDLPETHGVPIVADMSSTILSHEIDVTKFGLIYAGAQKNIGPSGLTLVIVREDLLGNAAKGTPAIMNYRLLAENDSMYNTPPTYAWYLAGLVFKWLKGIGGVAEIAKRNQAKAQLLYQYIDNSGFYYNNVVVEQRSLMNVPFWLQDESLNARFLAQAEQQGLLALKGHRMVGGMRASIYNAMPIEGVKALVAFMDKFAAEQSKQQ
- the aroA gene encoding 3-phosphoshikimate 1-carboxyvinyltransferase, whose product is MSQESTSLSFIATPANAVNGEITVPGDKSVSHRSIMFGALAEGITRISGFLPGQDCLATMNSFKAMGIEIEGPDVEQNVIVYGKGLRGLTAPEKPLDIGNSGTSIRLLSGILAGQRFGTSMAGDSSLNKRPMGRVITPLKQMGANIDAASDGTPPVVTQALGQDQQLKAIHYDLPMASAQVKSCVLLAGMYANGTTSVTEPGITRDHTERMLTAFGYPVTVEGNKISIEGGHKLKACDIQVPGDISSATFFMVAGLIAKAGQITIKNVGMNPTRIGAINILKQMNGDLTVMNERMAGGEPVADILVKSSNLQGIDIDESDVPLAIDEFPAIFIAAACASGTTRLRGAEELRVKESDRIQAMADGLTILDINCTVYDDGIDIIGGQITSGTVDSQDDHRIAMSFAISSLRATGAVTILDCDNVATSFPNFVTLANQVGLSLNQE
- the rpsA gene encoding 30S ribosomal protein S1; this encodes MTENFAQLFEESLKEIETRPGSIIKGTVVAINKDNVIVDAGLKSESVISIDQFKNTSGEVEINIGDEIDVALDATDDGFGETILSREKAKRHEAWQVLEKAYEEKETVIGVINGKVKGGFTVEVSNIRAFLPGSLVDVRPVRDTAHLEGKDLEFKVIKLDQKRNNVVVSRRAVIENESSEERDQLLESLQEGQEVKGIVKNLTDYGAFVDLGGIDGLLHITDMAWKRVKHPSEIVNVGDEIQVKVLKFDRERTRVSLGMKQLGEDPWVAIANRYPEGSKLSGRITNLTDYGCFVEIQEGVEGLVHVSEMDWTNKNIHPSKVVNLGDTVEVMVLEIDEERRRISLGLKQCIPNPWEEFAKNFNKGDKVSGKIKSITDFGIFIGLDGGIDGLVHLSDISWNGGEEVVREYKKGDEITAVVLQVDPERERISLGVKQAEDDPFNMYLTDNKKGAIVTGKVIEVDAKGAKVELAEGVEGYLRAADISVDRVEDATTELSVGDSVETKFVGVDRKNRTISLSVKAKDQADERQAMESLNKSEDAGFSNAMAEAFKNAKN
- the gyrA gene encoding DNA topoisomerase (ATP-hydrolyzing) subunit A yields the protein MTDLAKEIVPVNIEDELKTSYLDYAMSVIVGRALPDVRDGLKPVHRRVLYAMNVLGNDWNKAYKKSARVVGDVIGKYHPHGDTAVYDTIVRMAQPFSLRYMLVDGQGNFGSVDGDSAAAMRYTEIRMAKIAHSILADLDKETVDFVPNYDGTEHIPAVMPTRIPNLLVNGTSGIAVGMATNIPPHNLTEVINGCLALIENSDITIEEIMQYIPGPDFPTAGIISGRAGIQEAYRSGRGKIKIRARAEIEVNETSGKETIIVHELPYQVNKARLIEKMAELVKEKRIEGISALRDESDKDGMRMVIEVKRGEVGEVVLNNLYKLTQMQVSFGLNMVALANGQPKLFNIKEMLEAFVLHRREVVTRRTIFELRKARERAHILEGLSIALANIDPIIELIKNSPSPSEAKEALISRGWDLGNVADMLSAAGNDAARPEWLEPEFGIRDGQYYLTIQQAQAILDLRLHKLTGLEHEKILSEYKALLDLIAELMHILASPERLMEVIREELEVIRDDFGDERRTEISSASHDLSMEDLINEEDVVVTLSHEGYVKYQALTDYEAQRRGGKGKAATKMKEEDFIERLLVANTHDTILCFSNRGRMYWLKVFQLPLASRTARGRPIVNILPLEDDERITAILPVREYEEDKFIFMATASGTVKKTRLTEYSRPRANGIIAINLREDDTLIGVDITKGDNDIMLFSDAGKVVRFTEGKKNPEDENFVVKPVGRNATGVRGMKLEGDEKVVSLIVPHNDGPVLTVTENGFGKRTELEEYPAKSRATKGVVSIKVSERNGPVVGAVQVEEQDEIMLITDNGTLVRTRVNEVSVIGRNTQGVRLIRTAEDEHVVALQRIDEIEESEQGDEASAEPSAESQASSAEATEASEQGAAENDGETLDSGDEE